In Neoarius graeffei isolate fNeoGra1 chromosome 17, fNeoGra1.pri, whole genome shotgun sequence, a single window of DNA contains:
- the bbc3 gene encoding bcl-2-binding component 3 isoform X1, which produces MARPQPDSRVDDQSPAQPHTCRMEVLRRDAWPTQLTPQSRQRHRTVATQTSTVPAPVISTQQDAVSMASSPQQEGPLRDSSGTEQERLCPGRRQQPLPDLLPESSSSSAQSSRRGSAADEESMEEEQVVGRVAIQLRTIGDEMNAVYFQRRNEGAQWQNWRGLYRGLVAFLADTISTLYQLR; this is translated from the exons ATGGCCCGGCCACAGCCGGACAGTAGGGTGGACGATCAGAGCCCTGCGCAGCCGCACACCTGCAGGATGGAGGTGCTGCGTCGAGATGCCTGGCCCACACAGCTGACTCCACAGTCCAGACAACGACACAGGACCGTGGCTACTCAGACCAGCACTGTACCGGCACCCGTTATCTCCACACAGCAGGACGCTGTGAGCATGGCCAGTTCTCCCCAACAGGAAGGACCACTCAGAGACAGCTCAG GAACCGAGCAGGAGAGGTTGTGTCCTGGTAGGAGGCAGCAGCCCTTGCCTGATCTCCTTCCCGAGAGCAGTAGCTCTTCAGCACAATCAAGCCGCCGAGGCTCTGCAGCTGATGAGGAGTCCATGGAGGAGGAACAAGTAGTGGGCAGAGTGGCCATCCAGCTGAGAACCATAGGAGATGAGATGAACGCTGTTTACTTTCAGAGAAGG AATGAGGGCGCGCAATGGCAGAACTGGAGAGGCTTGTACCGTGGCCTGGTCGCCTTCCTGGCCGACACCATCAGCACCCTCTACCAGCTCAGATAA
- the bbc3 gene encoding bcl-2-binding component 3 isoform X2 yields MEVLRRDAWPTQLTPQSRQRHRTVATQTSTVPAPVISTQQDAVSMASSPQQEGPLRDSSGTEQERLCPGRRQQPLPDLLPESSSSSAQSSRRGSAADEESMEEEQVVGRVAIQLRTIGDEMNAVYFQRRNEGAQWQNWRGLYRGLVAFLADTISTLYQLR; encoded by the exons ATGGAGGTGCTGCGTCGAGATGCCTGGCCCACACAGCTGACTCCACAGTCCAGACAACGACACAGGACCGTGGCTACTCAGACCAGCACTGTACCGGCACCCGTTATCTCCACACAGCAGGACGCTGTGAGCATGGCCAGTTCTCCCCAACAGGAAGGACCACTCAGAGACAGCTCAG GAACCGAGCAGGAGAGGTTGTGTCCTGGTAGGAGGCAGCAGCCCTTGCCTGATCTCCTTCCCGAGAGCAGTAGCTCTTCAGCACAATCAAGCCGCCGAGGCTCTGCAGCTGATGAGGAGTCCATGGAGGAGGAACAAGTAGTGGGCAGAGTGGCCATCCAGCTGAGAACCATAGGAGATGAGATGAACGCTGTTTACTTTCAGAGAAGG AATGAGGGCGCGCAATGGCAGAACTGGAGAGGCTTGTACCGTGGCCTGGTCGCCTTCCTGGCCGACACCATCAGCACCCTCTACCAGCTCAGATAA